From Streptomonospora salina, the proteins below share one genomic window:
- the rodA gene encoding rod shape-determining protein RodA gives MTTVSGPHPGPPSLADRAGRMVAAVAPRRFDWPMLAAVAALSAISCVLVWSATYDPADPDGALGFVRRQALHLAVGAVALLVTAAVDFRVSRAYAPVVYLAAVLGLALVLTPLGETINGSRSWLVVAGLQMQPGEIAKLGLVLAAAMLLGEPRDGEFAPTTRDVLFSLAVLAAPLGLILAQPDLGTAMVLTATYLGMLALSGAPARWVAGLVGSGVLAAFSVWWFGLLEEYQLQRFTTFVDPGSDPRGAGYNANQSMIAVGSGGLNGTGLLEGEHTRGRFVPEQHTDFIFTVAGEELGFVGGIAVIGLLAFVLWRILRTAGRSGEPYARLVCVGAAAWLGFQGLINIGMTLGVAPITGIPLPFVSYGGTAAVANLALLGLVLNVHAREHGVH, from the coding sequence ATGACCACCGTTTCCGGCCCGCATCCGGGCCCGCCGAGCCTTGCCGACCGCGCAGGTCGGATGGTCGCCGCCGTGGCGCCGCGCCGTTTCGACTGGCCGATGCTGGCCGCCGTCGCCGCGCTGTCGGCGATCAGCTGCGTGCTGGTGTGGTCGGCCACCTACGACCCCGCCGACCCGGACGGCGCCCTGGGCTTCGTCCGGCGCCAAGCCCTCCATCTGGCCGTCGGCGCCGTGGCGCTCCTGGTGACGGCGGCGGTGGACTTCCGCGTCTCCCGGGCTTATGCGCCCGTCGTCTACCTCGCCGCCGTACTGGGGCTGGCCCTGGTGCTGACGCCGCTGGGCGAGACCATCAACGGTTCGCGCTCCTGGCTGGTGGTGGCCGGATTGCAGATGCAGCCCGGCGAGATCGCCAAGCTGGGCCTGGTGCTGGCCGCGGCGATGCTGCTGGGTGAACCCCGCGACGGCGAGTTCGCTCCGACCACCCGCGACGTCCTCTTCAGCCTCGCGGTTCTGGCGGCCCCGCTGGGGTTGATCCTCGCCCAACCCGACCTGGGCACCGCCATGGTGCTGACGGCGACCTACCTGGGCATGCTCGCGCTGTCGGGCGCGCCCGCGCGGTGGGTGGCCGGACTCGTCGGCTCGGGTGTGCTCGCCGCGTTCAGCGTCTGGTGGTTCGGCCTGCTCGAGGAGTACCAGCTGCAGCGCTTCACCACGTTCGTCGATCCGGGTTCGGACCCGCGCGGCGCCGGATACAACGCCAACCAGTCGATGATCGCGGTGGGCTCCGGCGGCCTCAACGGCACCGGACTGCTCGAAGGCGAGCACACCCGCGGCCGGTTCGTCCCCGAGCAGCACACCGACTTCATCTTCACCGTGGCGGGCGAGGAACTGGGATTCGTCGGCGGGATCGCCGTCATCGGGCTGCTCGCGTTCGTGCTGTGGCGGATCCTGCGCACGGCGGGCCGCAGCGGGGAGCCCTACGCCCGCCTGGTCTGCGTCGGCGCCGCGGCCTGGCTGGGTTTTCAGGGCCTGATCAACATCGGTATGACGCTGGGCGTGGCGCCGATCACCGGCATCCCGCTGCCGTTCGTGTCCTACGGCGGAACCGCGGCCGTGGCCAATCTCGCGCTGCTGGGACTGGTGCTCAACGTGCACGCTCGCGAGCACGGCGTCCACTGA